A DNA window from Camelina sativa cultivar DH55 chromosome 13, Cs, whole genome shotgun sequence contains the following coding sequences:
- the LOC104737554 gene encoding proline-rich protein 3, with translation MAFSRISYAASLVVFSSLIISSVAYYGNEADPETGKLIPIAVEGVIMCRSGGKSYPIQGATARIACVKTDAYGKEIVPISIMSSKTDAKGYFFATIFPSQLRAGRTVTRCKAYLYQSPIADCDFPTDVNKGVRGQSLSKYRVLEDKSFKLYWAGPFFYTSEPTYY, from the exons ATGGCTttctcacgcatctcatatgcTGCTTCTCTCGTAGTCTTCTCATCTCTAATCATATCCTCAGTTGCTTATTACGGCAATGAAGCCGACCCAGAGACCGGAAAATTGATTCCGATCGCTGTTGAGGGGGTCATCATGTGCAGGTCAGGTGGCAAAAGTTACCCAATCCAAG GTGCAACGGCAAGAATTGCATGTGTGAAGACTGATGCATACGGGAAAGAGATAGTTCCAATATCGATAATGAGCAGCAAAACCGATGCCAAAGGTTACTTCTTCGCCACGATATTCCCTTCGCAGCTTCGTGCAGGAAGGACCGTGACCAGATGCAAAGCTTACCTTTACCAATCTCCAATCGCTGACTGCGATTTCCCGACCGATGTGAACAAAGGTGTTAGAGGACAGTCGTTGAGCAAGTACCGTGTTCTTGAAGACAAGAGCTTCAAGCTTTACTGGGCTGGTCCTTTCTTCTACACCTCTGAACCTACTTACTACTAA